The following are from one region of the Shinella sp. PSBB067 genome:
- a CDS encoding DUF1236 domain-containing protein produces the protein MRNRLILASAAALLSLSATAYAQDTVIIQETDPVMTESTVVVPGEVRTYVLERDIPSVPYEGDILIGRVVPGEVEIHAIDGQPDYAYTIVNERRVIVNPQTRTVIQVLE, from the coding sequence ATGCGAAACAGGCTTATCCTTGCCTCCGCGGCGGCGCTTCTGTCGCTGTCCGCCACGGCCTATGCCCAGGACACGGTGATCATCCAGGAGACCGATCCGGTCATGACGGAATCGACCGTCGTCGTTCCGGGCGAGGTCCGCACCTATGTCCTGGAGCGGGACATTCCCTCGGTGCCCTATGAAGGCGACATCCTCATCGGACGGGTCGTTCCCGGCGAGGTGGAAATCCACGCCATCGACGGCCAGCCCGATTATGCCTACACCATCGTCAACGAGCGCCGCGTCATCGTGAACCCGCAGACGCGCACCGTCATCCAGGTACTCGAATAA
- the parC gene encoding DNA topoisomerase IV subunit A, with protein sequence MGQNTLPPDGGDDNIQPVDLKAALEERYLAYALSTITQRALPDVRDGLKPVHRRIIHAMSEMGLRSNSSFKKCARIVGDVIGKFHPHGDQSVYDALVRLAQDFSQRYPIVDGQGNFGNIDGDNAAAYRYTEARMTEVASLLLEGIDQDAVDFRPTYNEEDEEPIVLPGAFPNLLANGSSGIAVGMATSIPSHNAHELCDAALHLIRNPDADVEKLVEFVQGPDLPTGGIIIDSRESIIEAYKTGRGGFRVRSKWQTEDLGRGGYQIVVTEIPYQVQKSRLIEKIAELLIARKLPLLEDIRDESAEDVRIVLVPKSRTVDPTILMESLFKLSELESRIPLNMNVLSMGRVPKVMGLKDVLVEWLAHRREVLQRRSRHRLAAIDRRLEILGGYLIAYLNLDEVIRIIREEDEPKASLMETFSLTDVQAEAILNMRLRSLRKLEEFEIRTEFDNLSKEKAEIETLLASDEKQWQTVAWEIGEVRKKFAKATELGRRRTQFASAPQADVEAIQQAMIEKEPVTVVISEKGWIRALKGHMADTSGLQFKEGDALKVAFPAQTTDKVLIVTTGGKVFTLGADKLPGGRGHGEPLRIMVDMENDQDVLTAFVHDPARKVIVASQAGNGFVVAETEMVANTRKGKQVMNVGMPDEAKLVVPVRGDHVAVVGENRKMLVFPLSQLPEMSRGKGVRLQRYKDGGVSDIRCFAMADGLSWDDSAGRNFVRTREELAEWLGDRASAGRTVPKGFPRSGRFSG encoded by the coding sequence ATGGGACAAAACACTTTGCCGCCCGATGGCGGAGACGACAACATCCAACCGGTCGACCTCAAGGCGGCGCTGGAAGAGCGCTATCTCGCCTATGCGCTGTCGACCATCACCCAGCGCGCGCTGCCGGATGTGCGTGACGGCCTGAAGCCCGTCCATCGCCGCATCATCCACGCCATGAGCGAAATGGGCCTGAGGTCCAATTCCTCCTTCAAGAAATGCGCGCGTATCGTCGGCGACGTCATCGGTAAGTTCCACCCGCACGGCGACCAGTCGGTCTACGACGCGCTGGTGCGCCTCGCGCAGGATTTCTCGCAGCGTTACCCCATCGTCGACGGGCAGGGCAATTTCGGCAATATCGACGGCGACAACGCCGCCGCTTACCGATACACCGAAGCACGCATGACCGAGGTCGCGTCGCTGCTGCTCGAAGGCATCGACCAGGACGCCGTCGACTTCCGTCCGACCTACAACGAGGAGGACGAGGAGCCGATCGTCCTGCCGGGCGCCTTCCCGAACCTCCTGGCGAACGGTTCCTCCGGCATCGCCGTCGGCATGGCCACCTCCATTCCCTCGCACAACGCCCATGAACTGTGCGATGCCGCGCTCCACCTCATCCGCAATCCGGACGCGGATGTGGAGAAGCTCGTCGAGTTCGTGCAGGGCCCCGACCTTCCGACCGGCGGCATCATCATCGACAGCCGCGAAAGCATCATCGAGGCCTACAAGACCGGCCGCGGCGGTTTTCGCGTGCGCTCGAAATGGCAGACGGAAGACCTCGGCCGCGGCGGCTACCAGATCGTCGTCACCGAAATCCCCTATCAGGTGCAGAAGTCGCGCCTGATCGAGAAGATCGCCGAGCTGCTGATCGCCCGCAAGCTGCCGCTGCTGGAGGACATCCGCGACGAATCGGCCGAGGACGTGCGCATCGTGCTCGTGCCGAAGAGCCGCACGGTCGATCCGACGATCCTGATGGAATCGCTCTTCAAGCTCTCCGAGCTCGAAAGCCGCATTCCGCTCAACATGAACGTGCTCTCGATGGGGCGCGTGCCGAAGGTCATGGGCCTCAAGGACGTGCTGGTCGAGTGGCTGGCCCATCGGCGCGAAGTGCTGCAGCGCCGCTCCCGCCACCGCCTCGCCGCCATCGACCGCCGTCTCGAAATCCTCGGCGGCTACCTCATCGCCTATCTCAACCTCGACGAGGTGATCCGCATCATCCGCGAGGAGGACGAGCCGAAGGCCTCCCTCATGGAGACCTTCTCGCTGACGGACGTTCAGGCCGAGGCGATCCTCAACATGCGCCTGCGCTCGCTGCGCAAGCTCGAGGAGTTCGAGATCCGCACCGAATTCGACAACCTGTCGAAGGAGAAGGCGGAGATCGAGACGCTGCTCGCCTCCGACGAGAAGCAGTGGCAGACCGTCGCCTGGGAGATCGGCGAGGTTCGCAAGAAATTCGCCAAGGCGACCGAGCTCGGCCGCCGCCGCACCCAGTTCGCCAGCGCCCCGCAAGCCGATGTCGAGGCCATCCAGCAGGCCATGATCGAGAAGGAGCCGGTCACGGTCGTCATCTCGGAGAAGGGCTGGATCCGCGCGCTGAAGGGCCATATGGCCGACACGTCCGGCCTCCAGTTCAAGGAGGGCGACGCGCTGAAGGTGGCCTTCCCGGCGCAGACGACGGACAAGGTGCTGATCGTCACCACGGGCGGCAAGGTCTTCACGCTCGGGGCCGACAAGCTGCCGGGCGGGCGCGGCCATGGCGAGCCGCTGCGCATCATGGTCGACATGGAGAACGACCAGGACGTCCTGACCGCCTTCGTGCACGATCCCGCGCGCAAGGTCATTGTCGCCTCGCAGGCCGGCAACGGCTTCGTGGTGGCGGAAACCGAGATGGTCGCCAATACCCGCAAGGGCAAGCAGGTGATGAATGTCGGCATGCCCGACGAGGCCAAGCTCGTCGTGCCGGTGCGCGGCGACCATGTCGCCGTCGTCGGCGAGAACCGCAAGATGCTGGTCTTCCCGCTGTCGCAGCTTCCCGAGATGTCGCGCGGCAAGGGCGTGCGCCTGCAGCGCTACAAGGATGGCGGCGTCTCCGACATCCGCTGCTTCGCGATGGCCGACGGCCTTTCCTGGGACGACAGCGCCGGCCGCAACTTCGTTCGCACCAGGGAGGAACTCGCCGAGTGGCTGGGCGACCGCGCAAGCGCCGGCCGCACCGTGCCGAAGGGTTTCCCGCGCAGCGGCAGGTTCAGCGGCTGA
- a CDS encoding type II toxin-antitoxin system death-on-curing family toxin, with amino-acid sequence MSIVFLDRRLVERLHDIQIERFGGAAGLRDENAFESALSRPVNKAHYGSEDISELAAAYLYGLAKNHAFVDGNKRIAIVAAAVFLMDNGFEIATDDATLYTFVLAVAAGEIDEEGAARFLRDVSVPYPG; translated from the coding sequence ATGAGCATCGTCTTCCTCGATAGACGGCTCGTCGAACGGCTCCATGACATTCAGATCGAGCGGTTCGGCGGAGCGGCCGGCTTGCGCGACGAGAATGCCTTCGAGTCGGCACTGTCCCGGCCCGTCAACAAGGCGCACTACGGCAGCGAGGATATATCCGAACTCGCCGCAGCCTATCTCTACGGGCTGGCGAAGAACCACGCGTTCGTCGACGGCAACAAACGCATTGCGATCGTCGCGGCGGCCGTTTTCCTGATGGACAACGGGTTCGAGATCGCAACGGACGACGCCACGCTCTACACCTTCGTCCTCGCCGTCGCCGCCGGGGAGATCGACGAGGAGGGGGCGGCGCGCTTCCTGCGCGACGTCAGCGTCCCCTACCCCGGCTGA
- a CDS encoding AbrB/MazE/SpoVT family DNA-binding domain-containing protein, with translation MNITIRKIGNSEGIIIPKDVLDRLGVKAGDEITMTSDGSKLILTAADGDFDRQLAHAEKFMDRYKIALKKLAE, from the coding sequence ATGAACATCACCATCCGCAAGATCGGCAATTCCGAAGGCATCATCATCCCGAAGGACGTTCTTGATCGCCTGGGCGTCAAGGCGGGCGACGAGATCACGATGACGAGCGATGGCAGCAAGCTCATCCTCACGGCGGCAGACGGCGATTTCGACCGGCAGCTCGCCCATGCCGAAAAATTCATGGATCGCTACAAGATCGCGCTCAAGAAGCTTGCCGAATGA
- a CDS encoding DMT family transporter encodes MPQTSDPALHRKGLLITATGGLALSFDIPLIRSANGEVWSMLATRSIATFVMALLAWSVVRFALGKRVALIPGPVGLLIGILYGINSLTFMLAVFNTSTANVVFILAFTSMFAAILSWIFLGERPSNATLVTMAAMVAGVALIVHDGLESGNFFGDAMAACSAFLLASAITLSRRSGLDMGFVPLVTAIFPGIVALLLLPDTGFQIASPGFILFNGLIMIPLAFWCLATGPRYLSAPEVGMFYLLETVLAPIWVWIVFVETPTTQTLIGGSILILALLAHSLWQMRSKARSDAAAEFPFTG; translated from the coding sequence GTGCCCCAGACCAGCGATCCTGCCCTTCACCGCAAGGGCCTTCTCATTACCGCCACCGGCGGCCTCGCCCTTTCCTTCGACATCCCGCTGATCCGCTCGGCAAACGGCGAGGTCTGGTCGATGCTGGCGACGCGCAGCATCGCGACCTTCGTCATGGCGCTTCTGGCCTGGTCCGTCGTCCGCTTTGCGCTCGGCAAGCGGGTGGCGCTGATCCCCGGGCCTGTCGGCCTCCTGATCGGCATTCTCTACGGCATCAATTCGCTGACCTTCATGCTGGCGGTGTTCAACACGTCGACGGCCAATGTCGTGTTCATCCTCGCCTTCACCTCCATGTTCGCGGCGATCCTCTCGTGGATCTTCCTCGGCGAGCGGCCGTCCAACGCCACGCTCGTCACCATGGCCGCCATGGTCGCCGGGGTCGCGCTGATCGTGCATGACGGGCTGGAAAGCGGCAACTTCTTCGGCGACGCCATGGCGGCCTGCTCCGCCTTCCTGCTGGCCTCTGCCATCACCCTCAGCCGCCGCAGCGGGCTGGACATGGGCTTCGTGCCGCTCGTCACCGCCATCTTCCCGGGTATCGTCGCATTGCTCCTGCTGCCCGACACGGGCTTCCAGATCGCCAGCCCCGGCTTCATCCTGTTCAACGGGCTCATCATGATCCCGCTCGCCTTCTGGTGCCTGGCGACGGGTCCGCGCTACCTCTCCGCGCCCGAGGTCGGCATGTTCTATCTGCTGGAAACCGTGCTCGCCCCCATCTGGGTGTGGATCGTCTTTGTCGAGACGCCCACCACGCAGACCCTCATCGGCGGCTCGATCCTCATCCTCGCCCTCCTCGCCCATTCCCTCTGGCAGATGCGCTCGAAAGCCCGCAGCGACGCGGCGGCGGAGTTTCCGTTCACCGGATGA
- a CDS encoding arginyltransferase — MNTQATSSPQFYLTAPAACPYLPQEMERKVFTHLVGERAPELNDLLTQGGFRRSQNIAYRPACETCRACISVRILVNEFEPRRTMRRVLAENADLVSHEYPAEPSSEQYSLFRQYLDARHQKGGMSDMSVLDYAMMVEDTHVHTKIIEYRVREEGSGVKERPQGELLAVALTDRMGDGLSMVYSFYNPELVRRSLGTFMVLDHIRRAKALGLPHVYLGYWVKGSRKMDYKTKFLPQEHLMSRGWERYNGEDSAP; from the coding sequence TGTCCCTACCTGCCGCAGGAGATGGAGAGGAAGGTGTTTACGCATCTGGTGGGCGAGCGCGCGCCGGAACTCAACGATCTTCTCACCCAGGGCGGCTTCCGCCGCTCGCAGAACATCGCCTACCGTCCGGCCTGCGAGACCTGCCGCGCCTGCATTTCCGTGCGCATCCTCGTCAACGAGTTCGAGCCGCGCCGCACCATGCGCCGGGTGCTGGCGGAGAATGCCGATCTCGTCTCGCACGAATATCCGGCCGAGCCCTCCAGCGAGCAATATTCCCTCTTCCGCCAGTATCTCGACGCCCGCCACCAGAAGGGCGGCATGTCGGACATGTCGGTGCTCGACTATGCGATGATGGTGGAGGACACGCATGTCCACACCAAGATCATCGAATACCGCGTGCGCGAGGAAGGCTCCGGCGTCAAGGAACGCCCGCAGGGCGAGCTGCTTGCCGTGGCGCTGACCGACCGCATGGGCGACGGCCTTTCCATGGTCTATTCCTTCTACAATCCGGAGCTTGTGCGCCGCTCTCTCGGCACCTTCATGGTCCTCGACCATATCCGGCGGGCGAAAGCCCTCGGCCTGCCGCACGTCTATCTTGGCTACTGGGTCAAGGGATCGCGCAAAATGGACTATAAAACAAAGTTTTTGCCGCAGGAGCACCTGATGTCGCGCGGTTGGGAGCGCTATAACGGCGAAGACAGCGCCCCTTGA